The window ATCTATATTAAATACACCGCGTAAAACTTCTTTCGTGATTACTTCTTCACAAGGACCAGCTTTCACAATTTGCCCGTCTTTTAAGGCTACGATATAGTCTGCAAAACGTGCTGCCTGGTTCAAATCATGTAAAACCATTACAATAGTTCGTTTCTCTTGCTGGTTTAGACGCTGCAGAAGCTCAAGAACTTCTAATTGATGTGCCATATCTAAATAAGTGGTAGGTTCATCAAGAAATATAATCTCTGTTTCTTGTGCAAGGGCCATTGCTATCCATACACGTTGACGTTGACCACCGGAAAGAGAATCGACCGGTAAATACTTAAATGTGCTAGTGTTAGTAACTTGAAGTGCCCAATCTATTACCTCGTAATCCTTTTTAGAAAGTCTTCCGAAACCAGTTTGGTAAGGAAAGCGCCCATATGATACCAATTCTCCTACAGTGAGACCGCTTGCACTCTCGGGCGTTTGAGGTAAAATGGCCATTTTTTTTGCGAGAATTTTAGTGTTTTCTTTCGCAACGTTTTTACCATCTAATACGACTGCACCAGATTGATGAGAAATGATTCGTGTAATCGCTTTGAGAAGAGTGGACTTCCCACAGCCGTTTGGTCCTATTATTGTAGTGATTTTCTGATTTGGGATTTGTACTGACAAATCCTTTACGATGAGTTGCTCACCGTAGCCAATGGATAAATCGTCCGTATATAAACGAACCATTTGAATACCTCCAAACTAATTCTTGCATAATTTAATGATAACGATTATCATTATCATATTAGCAACTATATTTAATAATTTAACTGATGTCAACAAAATTTTTTTTTAGGGTGGGAGACTGAAAATGCATAATGTATTTGATGTGACGATTATTGGTGGAGGTCCAGCTGGTCTATATTCTGCTTTCTATAGTGGTTTAAGAGAAATGAAAACGAAAATTATTGAATTTCAGCCTCAATTAGGTGGAAAGCTACATGTGTATCCTGAGAAAATGATTTGGGACGTAGGTGGTCAGACTCCGATTTCCGGAGAGCGTTTAATCGATCAATTAGTTCAACAAGGACTTACATTTGACCCTGAAGTTATAGTGAATGAAAAAGTAGAATCTATAACTCGTCGAGAAGACGGTATCTTTGTTTTGCATGCTGCATCTGGCGTTAAACATTATTCGAAAACTATTATCATTGCAGTAGGTAGTGGGATTTTAAAGCCGACCAAGCTAGAAATCG is drawn from Psychrobacillus sp. INOP01 and contains these coding sequences:
- a CDS encoding ABC transporter ATP-binding protein codes for the protein MVRLYTDDLSIGYGEQLIVKDLSVQIPNQKITTIIGPNGCGKSTLLKAITRIISHQSGAVVLDGKNVAKENTKILAKKMAILPQTPESASGLTVGELVSYGRFPYQTGFGRLSKKDYEVIDWALQVTNTSTFKYLPVDSLSGGQRQRVWIAMALAQETEIIFLDEPTTYLDMAHQLEVLELLQRLNQQEKRTIVMVLHDLNQAARFADYIVALKDGQIVKAGPCEEVITKEVLRGVFNIDAEIGIDPRTSKPMCITYDLLKGE